Part of the Nostoc sp. ATCC 53789 genome, CTTTAAATAGAGTATTTCACAAATTAGTAGCGAAAAAAACTGAAACCTCTGCGAGCCTCTGTGCTACTGTGCGTTGAAAAAAATAATATTTTTAAACTCAGAGTCAAAGCAAACAAAGTAGAGTTTTTGCTAATAGCTGAAATCTTCTCAAGTGGTCTATATAATACAACATTTTATTCGAGTTGTTTAAGACGATAGCCAATACCATGAACTGTTTCAATAAAATCTTCAAAAGCTCCGGCTGCTTTGAGCTTCTGACGCAGGCTTCTGAGATGAACTTTCACAGCATGTTCTTCTGGAGGTGACTCTAGCGACCAAATATGTTCAATAATTACGCTGCGACTAAGGACACGACGACCATTTCGTAGCAATAACTCTAATATGCCGTACTCTTTTGGGGTTAAATGTAGCATATTTTTCCCATAACTCACTTCATAAGTGCTGGGATTGAGGTGCAGATTGCCCCATTCCAAAATCGGTGGCGATGAAACGTTACCCCGACGAAGCAAGGCGCGAATTCGGGCAAATAGTTCTTGCAAATCCACTGGTTTAACGACATAATCATCAGCTCCCGCATCGAGTCCGGTGATTTTATCGCTAACGGTATCACGCGCAGTAAGCATGAGAACAGGCATACTGTAGCTGTGCGATCGCAATCGATGACATAAACTAATTCCATCGAGTTCTGGCAACATCACATCCAACAGCAGCAAATCATAGTCCAGCATTTTGGCTTGATTCCATCCAGCCTCACCATCTGTCACCACATCAACCATATAACGCTGGTCTGTAAGGGCTTCTGCTAAAGTCTCGGCAAGGCGTACATCATCTTCAACTAAGAGAATCCGCATAAATTTTTTTTAAACCATACA contains:
- a CDS encoding response regulator transcription factor, which encodes MRILLVEDDVRLAETLAEALTDQRYMVDVVTDGEAGWNQAKMLDYDLLLLDVMLPELDGISLCHRLRSHSYSMPVLMLTARDTVSDKITGLDAGADDYVVKPVDLQELFARIRALLRRGNVSSPPILEWGNLHLNPSTYEVSYGKNMLHLTPKEYGILELLLRNGRRVLSRSVIIEHIWSLESPPEEHAVKVHLRSLRQKLKAAGAFEDFIETVHGIGYRLKQLE